CCTGCGCCGGCGCTTCACGGCGGCGGGCGGCGACGATTACGAGCTGTGCTTCACGGCACCGGCTGTGCAGCGCAATGCGATCCTGGCGGCCGGTGCGGCCTGCGCCACCGCGGTCACGCGTGTGGGCACCATCGATTCAGCCCCCGGATTGCGGCTGGTCGACGGTGCCGGCGCGCCGCTGGATCTGCAGCTGCGCGGCTGGGATCACTTCAGCTGATTCACGCCACGGCCTCGTCGCGCGGCGCCTTGCGGTCGTCGTGCGGCCCGTGCGTCAGCCAGTACTGGCGAAACGCCAGGCGCACGTTGTCGCGCAATTCCTTATCGTTCCACGGCTTGGTATAAAAGCGGTAGATCGCGCCGCGGTTGATCGAATCGAGCACGGTGTCGACGCCGGCGTAGCCGGACAGGATGATGCGCATGGTGTCCGGGTACATCTCCTTCACCCTGCTCAGGAATTCGATCCCGTTCATCATCGGCATGCGCTGGTCGCACAGGATCACCTGGACGTGGTGCAGCGCCAGCTGCTCGAAGCCCTCGGCCGGCGTGGCCGCGGTCAGCACGCGGTAATTGTCGCGCCTGAACAGGCGGTGCAGCGCGGACAGCACGTTGACGTCGTCGTCCACCACCAGCAGGGTCTGGACGTTGCGGTCGTCCGCGGTCGGGCGGCTCGGCTGGGCGCGGTTCTCCAGCACCAGCTGGCCCAGCTCGTCGGGCGGCAGCGCGCGCGAAATGTGGAAACCCTGGATCTCGTCGCAGAAGTGGCGCCGCAGCAGCACCATCTGCGCGCGCGACTCGACGCCTTCGGCGATCACCTGCATGTGCAAGCTGTGCGCCATGCTGATGATGGCCATCGCGATCGCCGCGTCGTCCGGATTGGTGGTGATGTCGCGCACGAAGGCGATGTCGATCTTCAGCTTGTCGATCGGGAAGCGCTTCAGGTAGGCCAGGCTCGAGTAGCCGGTGCCGAAGTCGTCGATCGCGATGCGGATGCCGAGTCGCTTCAGGCTGTCGAGCACCTCGATCGTGTGCTCGAAGTTCGACATCAGCGCGCTCTCGGTCAGCTCCAGTTCGATCAGGCCCGGGTCGACCCTGTACCTGTCCAGCGCGGTGCGGATGTCGCCTTCCAGGTCGCCCTCGACGAACTGGCGGCTCGACACGTTCACCGCCACGCGCACGTCGCGCACGCCGGACGCGTTCCAGGCCGCGATCTGGCGGCAGGCCTCGTCGATGATCCAGGCGCCGACGCGCACCACCATGCCGGTGTCTTCCAGCACCGGCACGAACTCGGCCGGATACACCAGGCCGTGGCCGGGTCGGCGCCAGCGCAGCAGCGCCTCGACGCCGGTGACGCGGCCGGTGTTCAGGTCCAGCTTGGGCTGGTAGTGCAGTTCGAACTGCTCGCCGTCGAGCGCGGCGCGCAACGCCACTTCCAGGTCCAGGCGCGCCAGCACCTGCACGTTCATGCCGGCGGTGAAGAAGCGGTAGCCGTCGCGCCCGGCCTCCTTGGCGCGTACCATCGCCACGTCGGCGTACTTGACCAGGGTGTCGGGGTCGAGCGCGTCGTCCGGGTACATCGCGATGCCGATGCTGGCGGTCAGTCCGGCCTGCTGGCCGTTCAGGTCGAACGGCGCGCGCAAGGCTTCGCGCACCTCGTTGGCGACGCTGACCGCTTCCTCTTCGTGCTGCTCGCGGCTCATGGTCAGGATCAGCGCGAACTCGTCGCCGCCGAGGCGGCCGACGCTGTCGCGCCGCACGCGGTGCACCAGGCGCATGCTGAACTGGCGCAGCAGTTCGTCGCCGAGCGCCGGTCCGAGCGAATCGTTGACGACCTTGAAGCGGTCGAGCGTGATGAACAGCACC
This genomic stretch from Massilia sp. 9096 harbors:
- a CDS encoding EAL domain-containing protein gives rise to the protein MISQTDIRRARILVVDDEPVNVQLLEFLLKTSGYEQVQSTTDPRQVAALHLQYRFDLIILDLQMPHMDGFQVMEALKPMEREAWLPVLVVTAEPDKKLAALEAGARDFIGKPFDTVEVLTRIRNLLEVRLLHRESREHGARMERKVRERTAELQRFRGALDATADAIFLVDGRSMAMVDVSDGACRMLGFSRDALLRIDPVALGLAERAQLERYGDPVSASHEHDIVETELLRADGQGAVPVEISWQLQQLTDMRMLIAVARDISERRVAQQHLEHMANYDRLTGLPNRTLFFQTLSDTIELAQDKNWRIAVLFITLDRFKVVNDSLGPALGDELLRQFSMRLVHRVRRDSVGRLGGDEFALILTMSREQHEEEAVSVANEVREALRAPFDLNGQQAGLTASIGIAMYPDDALDPDTLVKYADVAMVRAKEAGRDGYRFFTAGMNVQVLARLDLEVALRAALDGEQFELHYQPKLDLNTGRVTGVEALLRWRRPGHGLVYPAEFVPVLEDTGMVVRVGAWIIDEACRQIAAWNASGVRDVRVAVNVSSRQFVEGDLEGDIRTALDRYRVDPGLIELELTESALMSNFEHTIEVLDSLKRLGIRIAIDDFGTGYSSLAYLKRFPIDKLKIDIAFVRDITTNPDDAAIAMAIISMAHSLHMQVIAEGVESRAQMVLLRRHFCDEIQGFHISRALPPDELGQLVLENRAQPSRPTADDRNVQTLLVVDDDVNVLSALHRLFRRDNYRVLTAATPAEGFEQLALHHVQVILCDQRMPMMNGIEFLSRVKEMYPDTMRIILSGYAGVDTVLDSINRGAIYRFYTKPWNDKELRDNVRLAFRQYWLTHGPHDDRKAPRDEAVA